A region from the Methylothermaceae bacteria B42 genome encodes:
- a CDS encoding anthranilate synthase (with component II, the glutamine amidotransferase, catalyzes the formation of anthranilate from chorismate and glutamine), whose amino-acid sequence MTPEQFDELAKQGYNRIPVTREVLADLDTPLSAYLKLAAKPYTYLFESVHGGEQWGRYSIIGLPARRVIKVHGNTVQVLRGRDVLETTEVRNPLVWIKDFATRYKTPHLPEMPRFSGGLVGYFGYETIGFIEPKLAGAGAKPDPLKSADILLMVSEDLVVFDNVSGKLQLITHADPNEPDALSRAESRLAMWVNRLRESFSYPQESSARAISEADFVSGFTQEGFEQAVKRIKEYIVAGDVMQVVLSQRLSIPYRGDPLSVYRALRCLNPSPYMYHLDLEDTHIVGSSPEILVRLEDNTVTVRPIAGTRPRGATPEEDKALEEELLSDPKELAEHLMLIDLGRNDVGRVAEVGSVKVTDEMIVERYSHVMHIVSNVVGKLSPGLDAYDVLAATFPAGTVSGAPKIRAMEIIAELEPVKRGIYSGAVGYIGWSGNLDTAIAIRTAVIKDDTLHVQAGAGIVYDSVPRKEWEETMNKGRALFRAVAQAAGGLTT is encoded by the coding sequence ATGACGCCCGAGCAATTCGACGAACTGGCGAAACAGGGTTACAACCGCATTCCCGTCACCCGGGAAGTCCTCGCCGATTTAGACACGCCTTTAAGCGCCTATTTGAAACTGGCGGCAAAGCCCTATACCTATCTTTTTGAATCAGTCCATGGGGGCGAGCAATGGGGGCGATATTCCATTATTGGCTTGCCTGCCCGGCGGGTAATCAAAGTACATGGCAATACGGTTCAGGTATTGCGAGGCAGAGACGTTCTAGAAACCACAGAAGTGCGGAATCCGCTTGTCTGGATTAAGGATTTCGCCACTCGTTACAAAACCCCCCATTTGCCCGAAATGCCCCGTTTTAGCGGTGGATTGGTGGGTTATTTTGGCTACGAAACCATCGGATTTATCGAGCCCAAGCTGGCAGGCGCAGGCGCCAAGCCGGACCCTTTGAAATCAGCGGATATTTTGTTGATGGTATCCGAAGATTTAGTGGTATTTGACAATGTCTCTGGTAAATTGCAGTTGATTACCCACGCCGATCCCAATGAACCCGATGCCTTATCCAGAGCGGAATCACGGCTGGCAATGTGGGTCAATCGGTTGCGGGAAAGTTTTTCTTATCCCCAGGAGTCATCGGCGCGTGCAATTAGTGAAGCGGATTTTGTTTCCGGCTTTACCCAGGAGGGTTTTGAGCAGGCAGTTAAGCGGATCAAGGAGTATATTGTGGCCGGTGACGTCATGCAGGTGGTGTTGTCGCAGCGGCTGTCGATTCCATACCGGGGGGACCCTTTAAGCGTTTATAGGGCGTTGCGTTGTTTGAACCCATCACCTTATATGTATCATTTGGATTTGGAGGATACCCATATTGTCGGTTCTTCTCCTGAAATTTTAGTGCGTCTGGAAGATAATACAGTCACTGTGCGTCCCATTGCCGGAACCCGGCCCAGAGGCGCAACGCCTGAGGAAGACAAGGCACTGGAAGAAGAATTGTTGTCGGACCCCAAAGAGCTGGCCGAACATCTCATGTTGATAGATCTGGGTCGTAACGATGTGGGGCGGGTAGCGGAAGTGGGCAGCGTGAAGGTTACCGATGAAATGATTGTCGAGCGTTATTCCCACGTCATGCACATTGTGTCCAATGTAGTGGGGAAATTATCCCCGGGATTGGACGCTTATGACGTCTTGGCGGCCACCTTCCCGGCGGGTACGGTTTCCGGGGCCCCCAAAATCAGGGCGATGGAGATTATTGCAGAACTTGAACCGGTAAAGCGGGGCATCTATTCCGGCGCGGTGGGTTATATTGGCTGGTCGGGCAATCTGGATACAGCCATTGCTATCCGTACTGCAGTGATCAAGGACGATACCCTCCACGTTCAAGCCGGCGCCGGGATTGTCTATGATTCTGTTCCGCGCAAGGAATGGGAAGAGACGATGAATAAAGGGCGTGCCTTATTCCGGGCAGTGGCTCAAGCGGCAGGAGGGTTAACCACATGA
- a CDS encoding anthranilate synthase (TrpG; with TrpE catalyzes the formation of anthranilate and glutamate from chorismate and glutamine; TrpG provides the glutamine amidotransferase activity), with protein MNRVVMIDNYDSFTYNLVQYLGELGAEVKVVRNDQVTVEAIESLAPDRLVISPGPCTPKEAGISVAAIDYFKGRLPILGVCLGHQSIGVAFGGRIIHAKTIMHGKTSLVHHHNQGVFRELENPFEATRYHSLVVARDSLPQCLEITAWTEDKYGEFEEIMGLRHKEYAIEGVQFHPESILTQHGHDLLRNFLES; from the coding sequence ATGAACCGGGTAGTAATGATAGATAATTACGATTCATTCACCTACAACCTGGTTCAATATTTGGGGGAACTGGGCGCGGAGGTGAAGGTGGTGCGGAATGACCAAGTGACGGTTGAAGCCATCGAAAGCCTTGCGCCGGACCGCTTGGTTATTTCCCCTGGCCCTTGTACCCCGAAAGAAGCGGGGATTTCGGTGGCGGCCATTGACTATTTCAAAGGCAGGCTACCTATTTTAGGCGTGTGTTTGGGACATCAAAGCATTGGAGTGGCATTCGGTGGCCGAATCATTCATGCCAAAACCATCATGCATGGGAAGACGTCGTTAGTGCATCATCACAACCAAGGGGTGTTCAGAGAGCTGGAAAATCCCTTTGAAGCCACCCGTTACCACTCTCTCGTGGTAGCCCGTGACAGCCTGCCGCAGTGTTTGGAAATTACCGCTTGGACTGAAGACAAGTACGGCGAATTTGAGGAGATTATGGGACTTCGCCACAAGGAATATGCTATCGAAGGTGTCCAATTCCATCCGGAATCTATCCTCACCCAACATGGCCACGACTTACTGCGCAATTTTCTGGAAAGCTAA
- the trpD gene encoding anthranilate phosphoribosyltransferase (Catalyzes the conversion of N-(5-phospho-D-ribosyl)-anthranilate and diphosphate to anthranilate and 5-phospho-alpha-D-ribose 1-diphosphate) — translation MEIQAAIQKLLDGNDLSRTEMCQIMARIMSGEASEVQVAGFLVALRAKGERVDEITAAVEVLREKALKIQVSGEHLIDTCGTGGDSAGTFNISTTAAFVVAAAGGQVAKHGNRSVSSRSGSADVLEALGVNLDLTPAQVKQCIEEIGVGFLYAPRHHGAMKHVASVRRQLGVRTLFNLLGPLLNPASAPYQLLGVFDSRYVELLAQVLRNLGSRHVLVVHAEDGLDEISLASPTLVAELQAGQIQTYQVTPEQFGFERAPLTALKVGNVDESKEILTSVLSGNPGSARDIVALNAGAAIYAADLSDDLAQGVEKAREILAKGLAQKKLTALIEWTQAQPKLV, via the coding sequence ATGGAAATCCAGGCAGCCATACAAAAATTGTTGGATGGAAACGATCTCAGCCGGACAGAGATGTGCCAGATTATGGCGCGAATCATGTCTGGAGAGGCATCGGAAGTTCAAGTGGCAGGATTTTTAGTGGCGCTGCGGGCCAAAGGCGAGCGTGTCGATGAAATCACCGCGGCGGTAGAGGTATTGCGGGAAAAAGCGCTTAAAATACAGGTATCTGGGGAGCATTTAATTGACACCTGCGGTACCGGCGGAGACAGCGCCGGCACTTTCAATATTTCCACCACGGCGGCCTTTGTCGTCGCTGCGGCGGGTGGGCAAGTGGCCAAACATGGCAATCGTTCTGTTTCCAGCCGCAGTGGCAGCGCGGATGTGCTGGAAGCCTTAGGCGTCAACCTGGATTTAACCCCGGCGCAAGTGAAGCAATGTATTGAGGAAATTGGTGTCGGTTTTCTTTATGCGCCCCGTCATCACGGCGCCATGAAGCATGTTGCCTCCGTGCGCCGTCAACTGGGGGTTCGGACGCTGTTCAATTTGCTTGGACCGCTTCTCAATCCCGCCTCCGCGCCTTATCAGCTTTTGGGGGTGTTTGACTCGCGTTATGTGGAACTTTTGGCCCAAGTGTTGAGGAATCTGGGGAGCCGTCATGTGCTAGTGGTACATGCGGAAGATGGCCTGGATGAAATCAGCCTGGCCTCTCCTACCCTGGTAGCCGAATTACAGGCAGGACAGATACAGACTTATCAAGTCACACCGGAGCAATTTGGCTTCGAGCGCGCCCCGTTGACAGCCCTGAAAGTGGGCAACGTGGATGAAAGCAAGGAAATTCTGACTTCGGTGTTATCGGGTAATCCAGGTTCTGCCCGGGATATTGTGGCTTTGAATGCGGGCGCTGCAATCTATGCGGCTGACTTAAGCGATGATCTGGCGCAAGGCGTGGAAAAGGCCAGGGAGATTTTGGCAAAGGGACTGGCCCAAAAAAAACTCACCGCTTTGATCGAGTGGACCCAGGCCCAGCCGAAGTTGGTTTAG
- the trpC gene encoding indole-3-glycerol-phosphate synthase (involved in tryptophan biosynthesis; amino acid biosynthesis; converts 1-(2-carboxyphenylamino)-1-deoxy-D-ribulose 5-phosphate to C(1)-(3-indolyl)-glycerol 3-phosphate and carbon dioxide and water) — protein sequence MSQQPADILQKILATKEEEVSQRKRRMPLNEIREIAEGMGIPADFQGALERKIESGQPAVIAEVKKASPSQGVIRENFDPREIAHSYARAGAACMSVLTDKTYFQGSEAYLQLAKTTSGLPVLRKDFMIDPYQVYEAKAIQADAILLIVAALEDALMQDLAQLADELSLAVLVEVHDAHELERAMELDQAILGINNRNLRTFETSLDNTLQLLPLIPKGKLVVTESGIHTPEDVKKMRQAGVHAFLVGESFMRAQDPGEKLKELFLL from the coding sequence ATGTCCCAGCAACCCGCTGATATCTTGCAAAAGATTTTAGCCACCAAGGAGGAAGAAGTCTCGCAACGCAAGCGCCGCATGCCCCTCAATGAAATAAGGGAAATCGCTGAAGGGATGGGTATCCCTGCGGATTTTCAGGGAGCGCTGGAGCGGAAGATTGAAAGCGGCCAGCCTGCAGTGATTGCCGAAGTCAAAAAAGCCTCGCCCAGCCAGGGCGTTATTCGGGAAAATTTTGATCCCAGGGAAATCGCCCACAGTTATGCCCGCGCGGGTGCCGCGTGTATGTCGGTACTGACGGATAAGACCTATTTTCAGGGCTCGGAAGCTTATTTGCAGCTGGCTAAAACGACCTCGGGGCTGCCGGTGCTGCGCAAGGACTTTATGATTGATCCCTATCAAGTCTATGAAGCCAAGGCAATCCAAGCCGATGCCATTCTTCTTATTGTGGCGGCTTTAGAAGATGCCTTAATGCAAGATTTAGCCCAATTGGCGGACGAATTGTCCCTGGCTGTCCTGGTTGAAGTCCATGACGCGCATGAATTGGAAAGGGCGATGGAATTGGATCAGGCAATCTTGGGTATTAACAATCGTAATCTTCGTACTTTTGAAACTAGTTTAGACAATACGTTACAGCTATTGCCTTTGATTCCGAAAGGAAAATTGGTGGTAACTGAAAGCGGCATTCACACGCCCGAAGATGTTAAAAAGATGCGGCAAGCGGGGGTCCATGCTTTTTTAGTGGGAGAGTCATTTATGCGCGCACAGGACCCTGGGGAGAAGCTGAAAGAATTATTTTTACTATAA
- a CDS encoding glutaconyl-CoA decarboxylase subunit beta has protein sequence MEKLTLLWQSTGLANFTPGQALMIAIGFLLLYLAIRKGFEPLLLLPIGFGAVLSNIPVAGISDEGGILHYLYYGIKTGVFPLLIFMGVGALTDFGPMLANPRTLLLGAAAQFGIFGTLIGAIAINAIPGMDFTLKDAAAIAIIGGADGPTSIYVASKLAPHLLGPIAVASYSYMALVPLIQPPIMRLLTTEKERNLEMLQLRTVSKLEKIIFPLMLILLTALLLPSAAPLIGMFALGNLMRESGVVERLSKTAQNELINIVTIFLGLSVGSKLNAEAFLRMETLGILVLGAIAFSLGTATGLLMAKLMNKVGKTPINPLIGAAGVSAVPMAARVANKVGLESNPHNFLLMHAMGPNVAGVIGSAVAAGILLSLVP, from the coding sequence ATGGAAAAATTGACCCTGCTTTGGCAAAGCACCGGCCTGGCTAATTTCACCCCAGGCCAGGCGTTGATGATTGCGATAGGATTCTTATTACTATATTTGGCCATCCGCAAAGGCTTCGAGCCTTTGTTGTTGCTTCCCATCGGCTTTGGTGCGGTACTCAGCAATATTCCTGTGGCGGGAATTTCCGATGAAGGCGGCATTCTTCATTATCTTTATTACGGGATCAAAACTGGCGTTTTTCCGTTATTAATTTTCATGGGTGTCGGTGCCCTCACTGACTTCGGCCCTATGTTGGCCAATCCCAGGACATTACTCTTGGGAGCGGCAGCGCAATTCGGTATATTCGGCACGCTAATTGGCGCTATCGCTATCAACGCCATCCCAGGCATGGATTTCACCCTGAAGGATGCGGCCGCCATTGCCATAATCGGCGGTGCCGACGGCCCTACTTCGATTTACGTAGCCTCCAAACTCGCCCCCCATTTGCTTGGGCCCATTGCCGTGGCATCTTATTCCTACATGGCCTTGGTGCCCCTGATCCAGCCGCCCATCATGCGCCTGCTCACTACGGAGAAAGAGCGTAATCTTGAAATGCTCCAGCTTAGAACCGTCAGCAAACTGGAAAAGATTATCTTTCCGTTGATGCTGATTCTTCTTACCGCGCTGCTTCTACCCTCGGCCGCGCCTCTGATAGGCATGTTTGCCCTCGGTAACCTCATGCGCGAGAGCGGCGTGGTTGAACGTTTGAGCAAAACTGCGCAAAATGAATTAATAAACATCGTCACCATTTTTCTAGGGCTCTCCGTGGGTTCCAAACTCAACGCGGAAGCCTTTTTGAGAATGGAGACTTTGGGAATATTAGTGTTGGGCGCCATTGCCTTTTCCCTGGGAACCGCCACTGGACTTCTTATGGCCAAGTTGATGAATAAAGTGGGTAAGACCCCAATCAACCCTTTAATCGGTGCTGCCGGCGTTTCCGCCGTCCCCATGGCGGCGCGCGTGGCCAACAAGGTCGGGCTGGAAAGCAACCCCCATAATTTCCTGCTGATGCACGCCATGGGTCCCAATGTCGCCGGCGTTATCGGCTCGGCAGTAGCAGCGGGGATTTTACTTTCACTGGTGCCATGA
- a CDS encoding oxaloacetate decarboxylase encodes MTKPLGITEVVLRDAHQSLLATRFRLEDMLPICPKLDQVGFWSMEAWGGATFDACIRFLGEDPWERLRAFKKALPNTPLQMLLRGQNLLGYRHYADDVVDAFVERAALNGIDVFRIFDALNDLRNIEHAVKAVIASGKHAQGTMSYTVSPVHTIDTWLELARRIEDMGAHSVCIKDMAGLLNPHVASELVSRLKEAIDIPVHLHCHATTGLSVATFYAAAEAGIDNLDTAVSSMSMTYSHSPTETLIAIFQGHERDTGLDLELVEEIGLYFREIRKKYAKFEGALKGVDSRILVAQVPGGMLTNMENQLKEQNAADKLDEVLEEIPRVRKDLGYIPLVTPSSQIVGTQAVINVLSGERYKTITKEVQALLRGEYGATPAPVDKDLQERVLQGEKPITCRPADLLEPELEKQTAELKRLAQEHGVKLADNEIEDVLIYTLFPQVGWKFIQERGNPAAFEPPPQAEASPETSKPVQTATSPSAPAAYTVVVNNKAYQVQVAPSGSVTTIEPAATSLPAASHGETTITAPMAGTVLRVLVSQGDLVTEGDVVVMMEAMKMETEVRAKQSGTVQSVLVREGDAVAVDDTLITLG; translated from the coding sequence ATGACCAAGCCGTTGGGTATCACCGAAGTTGTATTGCGTGACGCGCATCAATCCTTGCTTGCCACCCGCTTCCGCCTGGAGGATATGCTGCCGATTTGCCCCAAGCTCGACCAGGTGGGATTCTGGTCTATGGAAGCTTGGGGAGGCGCGACTTTCGATGCCTGCATCCGCTTCCTCGGCGAAGACCCTTGGGAGAGATTGCGGGCTTTTAAAAAAGCGCTGCCGAATACGCCGTTGCAAATGCTGCTCAGAGGGCAGAATCTCTTGGGCTACCGGCATTATGCCGACGATGTGGTGGATGCCTTTGTCGAACGGGCGGCGCTGAATGGGATTGACGTTTTTCGTATCTTCGACGCACTGAATGACCTGCGCAATATCGAACACGCTGTCAAGGCAGTCATCGCTTCTGGCAAACACGCCCAGGGCACCATGTCCTATACCGTCAGCCCGGTTCATACCATCGATACCTGGCTGGAGCTGGCCCGGCGGATTGAGGATATGGGCGCCCACTCGGTGTGCATCAAGGACATGGCCGGCCTGCTGAATCCCCATGTGGCTTCCGAGCTGGTCAGCCGTCTCAAGGAAGCCATTGATATTCCCGTTCACCTGCATTGCCACGCCACCACCGGGTTGAGTGTGGCTACATTTTATGCCGCTGCTGAAGCGGGCATCGACAACCTCGATACCGCCGTTTCCTCCATGAGCATGACTTATAGCCACAGCCCTACGGAGACTTTGATTGCGATTTTTCAAGGTCACGAGCGGGATACGGGTCTGGATTTGGAATTAGTCGAGGAAATCGGCCTGTATTTCCGTGAAATCCGGAAAAAGTACGCCAAGTTCGAAGGCGCGCTCAAGGGCGTGGACAGCCGTATTCTGGTGGCCCAGGTGCCAGGCGGCATGTTGACCAACATGGAGAACCAACTGAAAGAACAGAATGCCGCAGACAAGTTGGACGAAGTCCTTGAGGAAATCCCCCGGGTACGCAAGGATCTGGGCTATATCCCCTTGGTCACACCCTCTTCTCAGATCGTCGGCACCCAGGCAGTGATAAACGTCTTATCCGGAGAAAGATACAAAACCATCACCAAAGAAGTGCAAGCTTTGCTGAGAGGGGAATACGGCGCAACGCCCGCGCCGGTGGACAAAGATTTGCAGGAACGGGTGCTGCAAGGGGAGAAACCGATCACCTGCCGCCCCGCTGACTTACTGGAACCGGAACTGGAAAAACAAACCGCCGAGCTAAAGCGGTTGGCCCAGGAGCACGGTGTCAAGCTGGCGGATAACGAAATCGAAGATGTTCTGATTTATACCCTATTCCCGCAAGTGGGCTGGAAATTTATTCAAGAACGGGGCAATCCCGCCGCCTTCGAACCGCCGCCTCAGGCCGAAGCCTCTCCAGAAACGTCCAAACCCGTCCAAACGGCGACTTCCCCTTCAGCACCTGCGGCTTATACTGTGGTCGTCAACAACAAGGCCTATCAAGTTCAGGTAGCGCCAAGTGGCAGTGTCACAACTATCGAACCCGCCGCCACCTCCCTGCCTGCAGCTTCCCATGGAGAAACCACGATTACCGCGCCCATGGCCGGGACAGTGCTCAGGGTACTGGTCTCCCAGGGAGATCTGGTGACGGAAGGCGACGTGGTGGTGATGATGGAAGCGATGAAAATGGAAACGGAAGTCCGCGCCAAACAAAGCGGCACCGTGCAATCGGTGTTGGTAAGGGAAGGCGATGCCGTGGCCGTGGACGATACATTGATCACTTTGGGCTAA
- a CDS encoding dihydroorotate dehydrogenase (catalyzes the conversion of dihydroorotate to orotate in the pyrimidine biosynthesis pathway; uses a flavin nucleotide as an essential cofactor; class 2 enzymes are monomeric and compared to the class 1 class 2 possess an extended N terminus, which plays a role in the membrane association of the enzyme and provides the binding site for the respiratory quinones that serve as physiological electron acceptors) — protein MDWYRLAQPWLFRLDPETAHHFTLNALDWAAKLGPLNPLRQKFPPADIKVMGLSFPNCVGLAAGLDKNGDHIPGLAQLGFGFIEVGTVTPRPQPGNPPPRLFRIPQAEALINRMGFNNQGVDHMVANLRKLDRRDFILGVNLGKNKDTPQEKAAEDYLTGLEKVYCLADYVTINISSPNTPGLRDLQHGKALDHLLSQLLERRQQLTEQQGKRLPIAVKIAPDLTEKQLEEQTALFLHHKIDAVIATNTTLDHSPVQSFPHGEEPGGLSGRPLSKKSTEIIRRLHTLLGDRIPIIGCGGILSAEDANAKFEAGAKLVQLYTGLIYRGPRLAGEIIRTCPKQ, from the coding sequence ATGGATTGGTATCGCCTGGCTCAACCCTGGCTTTTCCGTCTCGACCCGGAAACTGCCCACCATTTCACCTTGAACGCTTTGGACTGGGCAGCCAAGTTGGGGCCACTCAACCCCTTGCGGCAAAAATTTCCACCCGCCGACATTAAAGTCATGGGCCTGAGTTTCCCCAACTGCGTGGGCCTGGCCGCCGGTTTGGACAAAAACGGCGACCATATACCAGGGCTGGCACAATTGGGCTTTGGCTTTATCGAAGTCGGCACCGTCACCCCCAGGCCGCAACCCGGCAACCCGCCGCCCAGGCTCTTTCGCATTCCCCAGGCGGAAGCCTTGATCAACCGCATGGGCTTCAATAATCAAGGTGTTGACCATATGGTGGCCAATCTCAGAAAACTGGATAGGCGGGATTTCATTCTCGGTGTCAACCTGGGGAAAAACAAAGACACCCCCCAGGAAAAAGCCGCCGAGGATTATCTGACAGGGTTGGAAAAGGTGTACTGCCTGGCCGATTATGTCACCATCAATATATCCTCCCCCAATACTCCGGGGCTTCGGGACCTGCAACACGGCAAAGCGCTGGATCACCTGCTAAGTCAATTGCTTGAGCGGCGGCAACAATTAACCGAACAACAGGGCAAACGCCTGCCCATCGCCGTCAAAATCGCCCCGGATCTCACGGAAAAGCAACTCGAAGAACAAACTGCACTATTTTTGCATCACAAAATTGATGCCGTCATCGCCACCAACACCACCCTCGACCATTCCCCTGTGCAATCATTCCCTCATGGCGAAGAGCCAGGCGGACTCAGCGGCCGCCCGCTATCCAAAAAATCCACTGAAATCATTCGCCGGCTTCATACATTATTGGGGGACCGAATCCCCATTATCGGCTGCGGCGGCATCCTAAGCGCCGAAGACGCCAATGCCAAATTCGAGGCAGGCGCCAAATTAGTCCAACTCTACACAGGACTCATTTACCGGGGACCAAGGCTGGCCGGAGAAATAATCAGGACATGTCCCAAGCAATAA
- a CDS encoding tetrahydromethanopterin synthesis protein → MILETIVTTTNPKGDPHIAPMGIHTYEDQWIILPFRPSRTLDNILATGFAIINATDDVRIFAGCLTDKRDWPLVPADTIPGVRLRNTLSHYELALNRVEEDATRPKLFCRCIRQATHSPFKGFNRAQCAVLEAAILVSRLDRLPWEKITREIAYLEIAINKTAGPREQEAWGWLMEKINRYQKEQAIS, encoded by the coding sequence ATGATTCTCGAAACCATTGTCACCACCACCAACCCAAAAGGTGACCCCCACATTGCACCCATGGGCATCCACACCTACGAAGATCAATGGATCATTTTACCGTTCCGCCCGTCCCGCACCCTGGATAACATCCTGGCCACGGGTTTCGCCATCATCAATGCCACCGATGACGTACGTATTTTCGCCGGTTGTTTGACGGACAAGCGTGATTGGCCGCTGGTCCCCGCCGATACCATCCCCGGGGTGCGCCTGCGGAATACGCTGTCCCATTATGAGCTGGCATTGAATCGGGTGGAAGAAGATGCCACCCGGCCAAAACTCTTTTGCCGCTGCATCCGGCAGGCCACTCATAGCCCCTTTAAAGGCTTTAACCGGGCCCAATGCGCGGTGTTGGAGGCCGCCATACTAGTTAGCCGCCTTGACCGTTTGCCCTGGGAGAAAATCACCCGGGAAATCGCTTATCTCGAAATTGCCATCAACAAAACCGCGGGGCCCAGAGAACAAGAAGCCTGGGGCTGGCTGATGGAAAAAATCAATCGTTATCAGAAGGAACAAGCCATTTCATGA
- a CDS encoding dihydropteroate synthase, translating into MADQPEHILFLTGKLAEKQLRQILKAMEPEFEYTVHQLGLTVAALMTSDMIRRRLKDTFGADRILVPGRCRGDLQQLSQDLGIPVERGPNELKDLPAFFGHAEVVPDLSRYDIKIFAELTEAPNMTIEEILKQAQWYRDHGADVIDVGCLPNTPFPHLEETFQALKAEGFSTSIDSLNPDDLLRGGQAGADFMLSLHKDTLWIAEQVDTIPIVIPQPPTDLDSLDEAVEILERMGKSYILDPILEPIHFGFAASIVRYHEVRKRYPEAEILMGVGNLTELTHADTVGINGMLLGICSELNIHYILATQVSGHARRAIPEADLARRILYYSREHNTLPKHIHPGLMCLHEPKPFPYNFAEVQELAGMIRDPSYRIQITEEGIHIFNRDGLHTASDPFELFPKLGVEEDGGHAFYLGVELARAQIAWQLGKRYTQDEMLDWGCAVDPLEEAKVDPHTYKEAGTTLKKKPKK; encoded by the coding sequence ATGGCAGACCAGCCGGAACATATTCTTTTCCTCACCGGCAAACTGGCGGAAAAGCAGCTGCGCCAGATCCTGAAGGCCATGGAACCGGAATTTGAATACACCGTCCATCAGCTGGGTTTGACAGTCGCGGCGCTGATGACTTCCGACATGATTCGCCGCCGTCTGAAGGATACCTTCGGCGCGGATAGAATCCTGGTGCCCGGCCGCTGCCGGGGGGATTTGCAGCAGCTTTCCCAGGATTTGGGCATCCCGGTGGAAAGAGGACCTAATGAATTGAAAGACCTGCCGGCATTTTTCGGCCATGCGGAAGTGGTTCCGGATTTGTCCCGCTATGACATCAAGATTTTCGCCGAATTGACCGAAGCCCCCAACATGACCATTGAGGAAATCCTCAAACAAGCCCAATGGTACCGGGATCACGGCGCTGATGTCATTGATGTGGGCTGCCTGCCCAACACCCCTTTCCCCCACCTGGAAGAAACTTTCCAGGCGCTGAAAGCCGAAGGCTTCTCCACCAGCATTGACTCCCTCAATCCGGACGATTTGCTGCGGGGCGGCCAGGCCGGCGCCGACTTTATGCTCAGCCTACACAAAGATACCCTGTGGATTGCCGAACAAGTCGATACCATTCCTATCGTCATTCCCCAGCCCCCCACGGATCTAGACAGCTTAGATGAAGCCGTAGAAATACTGGAACGCATGGGCAAATCCTATATCCTCGACCCGATTTTGGAACCCATTCATTTTGGCTTTGCCGCCTCCATCGTCCGTTACCATGAAGTGCGAAAACGCTATCCCGAGGCGGAAATCTTGATGGGCGTGGGTAATTTGACCGAACTCACCCACGCTGACACCGTTGGAATCAACGGCATGCTTTTAGGCATCTGCAGCGAACTAAACATTCACTATATTCTCGCCACCCAGGTCAGCGGCCACGCCCGACGCGCCATCCCCGAGGCGGATCTGGCCCGGCGCATTCTCTATTACTCGCGAGAACACAATACACTACCTAAACATATTCACCCAGGACTCATGTGTCTCCACGAACCCAAGCCTTTCCCGTATAATTTCGCAGAGGTCCAAGAATTGGCGGGCATGATCCGCGACCCCAGTTACCGTATTCAAATCACAGAAGAAGGCATTCACATTTTCAACCGCGACGGTCTTCATACCGCAAGCGACCCGTTTGAGCTCTTCCCCAAGCTCGGCGTGGAAGAAGACGGGGGACACGCTTTTTATTTGGGAGTGGAACTGGCCCGCGCCCAAATCGCCTGGCAACTGGGAAAGCGCTACACGCAAGATGAAATGCTCGATTGGGGGTGCGCGGTGGACCCGCTGGAAGAAGCCAAGGTGGACCCTCACACATACAAAGAAGCCGGAACCACGCTCAAAAAGAAACCCAAAAAATGA